The Xenopus tropicalis strain Nigerian chromosome 2, UCB_Xtro_10.0, whole genome shotgun sequence genome window below encodes:
- the LOC116408720 gene encoding olfactory receptor 51G2-like codes for MAPPTNMSWTFTLSGIPELGGNQQWFAPPLCALYVTAFLGNCTILFLIRTERGLHQPMFLLLAMLPVTDVGVSLTTLPTMLGIFCFNHHEIYSELCLTQMYFLHTFAAMESGVLVAMAVDRLVAICAPLRYASVLTNSAVGRMGLVIVARGVCVVLPVPLLTRRFPFCKTRVLSHSYCLHQDVIRLACADTTVNSVYGLVAVLLTKGVDSMFILISYGLILRAVINMRANDARLKAFSTCVAHMCAVLLFYIPLIGLSVLHRVGTHASPLLAIVMADVYLLLPPVVNPVIYSVNTKQIRHKMTRLFRRRRVGVPANGIAVVKV; via the coding sequence ATGGCCCCTCCCACCAACATGTCCTGGACCTTCACCCTGAGTGGAATCCCGGAACTGGGGGGCAACCAGCAATGGTTTGCGCCGCCGCTCTGCGCCCTCTACGTCACGGCGTTCCTTGGCAACTGCACCATCCTCTTCCTCATCAGGACAGAGCGGGGCCTCCACCAGCCAATGTTCTTGCTGCTCGCCATGTTGCCCGTGACGGACGTCGGAGTGTCGCTGACCACGTTACCCACGATGCTCGGCATCTTCTGCTTCAACCACCATGAGATCTACAGCGAGCTCTGCCTCACCCAGATGTATTTCCTTCACACCTTCGCCGCCATGGAGTCCGGGGTGTTGGTGGCCATGGCGGTGGACCGGCTCGTTGCCATCTGTGCCCCGCTGAGATACGCCTCTGTGCTGACCAACTCCGCCGTTGGCCGTATGGGGCTGGTGATAGTGGCGCGGGGGGTGTGCGTGGTCCTGCCCGTCCCCTTGCTCACCCGGCGCTTTCCCTTCTGCAAGACGCGGGTGCTGTCCCACTCCTACTGCCTCCACCAGGACGTCATACGCTTGGCCTGCGCCGACACCACGGTGAATAGCGTCTACGGGCTGGTGGCCGTGCTCCTGACCAAGGGCGTAGACTCCATGTTCATCCTCATCTCCTATGGGCTCATCCTACGGGCCGTGATCAACATGAGAGCCAACGACGCTCGGCTAAAGGCCTTCAGCACCTGCGTGGCCCATATGTGCGCCGTCCTGCTCTTCTACATCCCCCTCATTGGCCTCTCGGTCCTGCACAGGGTGGGCACCCACGCCTCCCCGCTCCTCGCCATCGTCATGGCCGATGTCTATCTCCTCCTGCCCCCCGTTGTCAACCCCGTGATTTACAGCGTCAACACCAAGCAAATCCGGCACAAAATGACTCGGCTCTTCAGGAGAAGGAGGGTTGGAGTCCCAGCCAATGGGATCGCAGTAGTGAAAGTATGA
- the or51e1 gene encoding olfactory receptor family 51 subfamily E member 1, which produces MCVFNASNYSNSFILTGIPHLQDQFWVGFPLLLMYLVAIVGNCIIIYIIKVEEDLCEPMYKFLCMLSVVDLLLANTTMPRMLGIFWFDSTEIFFDSCLLQMFFIHFLSALESGILMAMAVDRYVAICHPLRYSSVLTESTLIKISLTILLRGALFMIPIPLLIKRLPFCQKNVLTHSYCLHQEIMNMTSADNKVNVVYGLFIILFIMGMDSIFIALSYLLIIRAVVDLVEEASLKAFSTCAAHICAVLMYYIPLIGLSVVHRFGINEEFPNLHIFFGNVYLLVPPVINPIVYGIKTKEIRSRLRKIFCSKRHWIKTSGDL; this is translated from the coding sequence ATGTGCGTATTTAATGCTTCCAACTACAGCAACAGTTTCATCCTCACCGGGATCCCTCACCTGCAAGATCAGTTCTGGGTGGGGTTCCCCCTGCTCCTTATGTACCTCGTGGCCATAGTAGGGAACTGTATCATCATTTACATCATTAAGGTGGAGGAGGACCTCTGCGAGCCCATGTATAAATTCCTCTGCATGCTCTCTGTCGTTGATCTGCTCTTGGCCAACACCACCATGCCCAGAATGCTGGGGATCTTCTGGTTTGACTCTACTGAGATCTTCTTTGATTCATGCCTGCTTCAGATGTTTTTCATCCATTTCCTATCGGCGCTGGAGTCTGGGATCCTAATGGCCATGGCTGTGGACCGTTACGTGGCCATCTGTCACCCCCTTAGATACTCTTCCGTTCTCACTGAGTCAACACTCATCAAAATCAGCCTTACTATTCTACTCAGGGGAGCTCTGTTCATGATCCCTATCCCCCTACTCATCAAGAGACTACCCTTCTGCCAAAAGAATGTTCTGACCCATTCCTACTGCTTGCACCAGGAGATCATGAATATGACTTCCGCAGATAATAAGGTCAATGTGGTTTATGGACTGTTTATTATCCTGTTCATCATGGGAATGGACTCCATCTTCATCGCCTTGTCCTACTTGTTGATCATCAGAGCGGTGGTTGACCTGGTGGAAGAGGCCAGTCTGAAGGCCTTCAGCACTTGTGCAGCCCATATATGTGCAGTCCTAATGTACTATATCCCTCTCATTGGCCTCTCAGTGGTGCACAGGTTTGGGATCAACGAGGAGTTCCCAAACTTACATATTTTCTTTGGTAACGTCTACCTCTTGGTGCCTCCTGTCATAAACCCCATTGTTTATGGGATCAAAACCAAGGAAATCCGCTCTAGATTGAGAAAAATATTCTGCAGCAAGAGACACTGGATCAAAACCAGTGGGGACCTGTAA
- the or52m1 gene encoding olfactory receptor 52M1, producing MTSDNETCFHPTTFILLGIPGLEPFHTWISIPFCSIFLIAVIGNLVVLQIIISEVSLHQPMYIFVTVLSIIDLVLANSTMPKLLSIFWSSSNEIPYHTCLFQMFLLHAFSAIESGIFVAMAFDRYVAICNPLRYKVILSNGTIIRTSALAVIRGVICILPLFLLAERLPWYRSNIILHSYCEHMAVVGLACQDVSLNDHIGMVVGFLVLAMDSLFIVLSYIKILRVLQRLPSTAGLKAFGTCVSHVCAILTFYVPILVSSLVHRFGRNVPHPTHILLANFYLLIPPMLNPLVYGMKTKKIQQKVRKYLYLF from the coding sequence ATGACATCAGACAATGAGACCTGTTTCCACCCCACCACTTTCATTCTGCTGGGAATACCCGGCCTGGAACCCTTCCACACCTGGATCTCCATCCCGTTCTGCTCCATATTCCTCATTGCGGTGATCGGGAACCTTGTGGTCCTGCAGATCATTATATCGGAGGTGAGTCTCCATCAGCCCATGTACATCTTCGTCACGGTGCTATCCATCATTGACTTGGTTCTGGCCAACTCCACCATGCCCAAGCTGCTCAGTATCTTCTGGTCCAGCTCCAACGAGATCCCCTACCACACGTGCCTCTTCCAGATGTTTCTCCTCCATGCATTCTCTGCCATTGAGTCTGGCATCTTCGTGGCCATGGCCTTTGATCGCTATGTTGCCATATGCAATCCACTCAGGTACAAGGTGATCCTGAGCAATGGGACGATCATCAGAACCAGCGCTTTAGCTGTTATCCGTGGGGTTATTTGTATCCTGCCTCTGTTTCTTCTGGCCGAGAGGCTTCCTTGGTACAGGAGCAACATTATCCTCCACTCGTACTGCGAGCACATGGCTGTGGTTGGACTCGCCTGCCAAGATGTTTCCCTCAATGACCACATTGGCATGGTCGTTGGGTTCCTGGTACTAGCCATGGACTCTTTGTTCATTGTATTGTCCTACATCAAGATTCTGAGGGTTCTGCAGAGACTGCCTTCCACCGCTGGGCTCAAAGCCTTCGGCACTTGTGTCTCCCATGTCTGTGCCATTCTAACCTTCTATGTCCCTATCCTTGTCTCCTCCTTGGTGCACAGGTTTGGCAGGAACGTTCCTCACCCTACTCACATCTTGTTGGCCAACTTCTACCTCCTCATACCCCCCATGCTCAATCCCCTGGTCTACGGCATGAAGACTAAGAAAATTCAGCAGAAAGTGAGGAAATATCTTTATCTgttctaa